CATTAGGATTAATCCCCCAAATTAATCTTTGCATTAGATATAAAGGAGACTCTGGGTGCTATAGATGATTTGAGGCAGATAGCTGTTATTCCCAACTTGACTTAGTGTGTTCTGTAATTGAATGTTCACCAAATTATACTTTAGTGATTTACTTGTACATTTTATAGGGACATGTACTGTGTATagtgaataaataattttcatagtaTGACAAATGTTTTGATTCCTTAGTTCCTTATTAGGATATGAACTTTGCTTATTGATTCTATCACtcacatatttgatttttgtcatttctgccatACTTAAAACTTTCCTTGttggccgtagagatagcatggaggtaaggcgtttgcctttcatgcagtaggtcggtggttcagatcccggcattccataagatcccgtgcctgccaggggcaatttctaagcagagcctggagtaacccctgaacgctgctgtgtgacccaaaaaccaaaaaaaaaaattttttttatgccTACCCAAGATCACACATCAAATTAGTAGTAATACTGAGTTaagttttgctttaaaaaaaacttaagttgggggccgggcggtggcgcgcaagaggtaaggtgcctgccttgcctgtgctagccttggacggaccgcggttcgatcccccagtgccccatatggtcccccaagccaggagcaacttctgagcgcatagccaggagtaacccctgagcgtcaacgggtgtggccccccaaaaaaaaaaaaacttaagttggggccggagagatagcatggaggtaaggcgtttgcctttcatgcaggaggtcatcggttcgaatcccggcgccccatatggtcctctgtgcctgccaggagcaatttctgagcctggagccagaaataacccctgagcactgccgggtgtgacccaaaaaccacaaaaaaaaaaaaaaaaaaagttgaggggccgggaaggtggcgctagaggtcagatgtctgccttgcaagtgctagtgtaggaccgcggttcgatcccctggtgtcccatatggtccccccaagtcaggagcgacttctgagcgcatagccaggagtaacccctgagcatcaaacgggtgtggcccaaaaaccaaaaaaaaaaaaagttgaaagctTTTTGAGACCTAAAGTTCACTTGGAAAATTTAATTTGGTTGTAAGAGGCACTGCTTGTAAATAACTTTTGATTAGGTACCAGCTGGTACTAAAGCTGTTGTGACCCAAACTCTAGTCAGGCACCCCATTCTGTCCACATTCCTGATTTGCACATTGGTAGGCAGTGGCCTGAGTGTTGTAAACTTATAGGTTTCTCCATTTCCAATACTTTTTGTCATACCTTAAATGTTACAGGATAAAATTTAAAGCTGTTTTTAGGAACTTTGCCTTGGAAATTTGTGACTAAGTGTTTTAGGCATGCTATATAATCTGCCAGTGTAAATGATGAAAACTAGAAAACTTTCTAAAACTGCCTTTCTTAACCATTTGGTTGCTTTGGGATAGGTTAGTTTTAGTGCAACTTGTCAATACTTTAGTAGGCTAACAATTTTAGTCCCTCTTTAATTATGAGTTGTTGGTACTAGTAGTTTTAGGCATTACACTGGTGTATTGAAACTGCAAGCATTCTGGTGTGGTACAGAAAAGAACTAGTGGCAATCCCAGAAATAACTAAGGGAAACAAGATGTTGATTTATTCTGTTAACAATCATGTTTCCATCAAATAGTCCTATGTGCATAGTAATGATCCTTTATGTAATGGTTTGTGGAAACTGCATAAGTCAGATATTTTGCCACCTCTATGGCACATGCCTTGCCTGCTCTCTAGCCCACTATAACCGCCGGtttctttgtaaaaaaattaaaagcagattCAATGGGAGgagaaacaattttatttcatgCGTCAAATTAATTTAGGTACACTGTGTTTTTATAGGGTATCATTTAGGTATATTATCTTAATTTGGAAAACCAGTCATTCTGTTTAAAGATACCAAAAAGGCAGCCAAATTAAACAAATACAACTCAAGAGAATATCCTTGACCGCACACTTAGCATTTATCTGCCAGTAATAAACATATTATCAAGGTAATATGCACAAGAGATTACATATTTTGCATGAGTGGGCTCCCTGGGTACACTTAACTGATGAAGAAAAACAATGGCATACACATACATAGCTATCTTCAGGTTACAAAATTAGTGAAAGCCAAGATGCAATCTACAGCTAAAGGGACTTTTTAGTAGTTATTCTTTGGGTTTGAGGAAAATTAAGTCCCAAACTGCATTTCACATCTCTAAAAAAGGAAGTGTTTCAGCAGCTTAAAACTTGTACTAGTAATTTTCCTTGAAATAGTTTACAACCAGACTGATTATTACATACAATGGCACTTTTAGCACAGGGCAAACTTTAAGAACAATTGACCTTAAAAATCAGGCCATGGTGTAAGAGTTCATCACGGTCACTTACATTCAGCAAATTCATACTAAAATATTCTATCTCTGTAGGTTAAATGCCCCCAAAACCCTTTATATATGCTACTAGTTTTATTACATGTATTTACATGGCTCTTTCCTAAGTATTAAGTTCACATTATAGTTACCCCCACTTCAAGCAAACTTTTACAGGAATGATTTGAGATCAGATCACTGTTCAGAATAGCTTATGCAGTGCTAGAatacaaaaatgtatttcaaaagcTACTCAGTGACCACCAAATACTGTTTCTATAAAAAATGACTTTGGTGCTGTTGGCACCCACTCCCAAGTGAAGCACACTCAACTATCTAAAAGTTGTGAGTGTACCCTCTCTCCACTTGCTACTACAGTTCTTACTAAAATACAGctattcttaagaaaaaaaattcacattttcttCCGGCAGTGCATCACGTTATCCATTAAGCTTTGAGATAAATTTTAGGCCCTTGTCTTCAACTTAagcaaattttcttctttgtaagTGATAGTCCTCAATATCCTCCCTACaaaaaagcaatagaaacaaTTCTATTTCTCAGAACCTACACTTAAGATTGAAAATTCTtcgtacaaaataaaattattttaatttacactGTTACAAGCCATTGTATCAGTGCATTTTCTACATTAATCATTTCTGCAGGTTAATTCCCTAGCAAATGTTTCTGACCAACAAACCCTTAAAATATAATTGACATGACCATTAGTACTATTATACCTGTACTTTAAGTAAGGTTTTAAGTTGAAATGTCATAGTTTCCTTATCAGAAGGATTCAAGGAAACAGGAACCCAGTGGCTTGGTGGTTTAGGAAGAACACTTGGTGATGGTGGTTCACTGAATTTGGCTCCTGCATAGTTCTGGCTGGTTTGAGACTTAAAAAGTAAGGTGGGACTCGATAAGCTAGAGTTCCAATTCTGATTACTTGAAAAACTTTTGTTCTTCCCCCCATTTTGCATGGCCTGCCATGCAGCTGCCGACGAATTGTAAgtatgtcctctttcttttttcttatgaaCAATCTTCATCTGGGGATTTTGATCCTTGGTCTTCTGTCTGTTAAGCTGTTGTTGGTTCTTACTACTATTTCTAGACTGAGGGGCTGGAATGTTACACCTTTCTCCACCACCcatcttcagcttctttgtcacCTATAAGTGAATGAAAACACATATTCAGCATAACGAAAAGTTTCCATTTTTAAGATGCTTGTCGAGGCCCCAACTTTTGAACTCTTAAATCCTAGCTAAGATTTGTACTCGCTATCCAGCTGCTGCAACCGCAACCAGTCACACAATCTAGGGACAGCCACAGCCTGTATTACTcatcctacaaaaaaaaaaagaattacttcctTCAGCACCCCGTCCCCCGCCAAAAACTGCTTGCTCCCCTTTGCCGCGGACCAAGCCTTCCTACCTTTCGGTCTGCTTCTCAGATTGCAAGATTCCCACCGCCTGACCTCTTCCTTGCCGCCAAGCCCAGGATAAGAGCTGCTGTTTCCTCACGGCGCCTCTCCTTTGTCTCAAAACATCCGTGTTCATGGGCCGATCTGCCGAGTTCAGCCTGGGAGCTGAGGCCAACATCGGAGTCTCCTCAGCACGCGCACTGGAGAGAAGTCCTGgcgggagagggagaggggagtgaGTGCTGGGGGCCGCGAGAAAAGGAAAGGCCCGAGGTCACCTTTGGCCAGCTCAGGCCACGGGGCAGCGACTTGGGGCGCCGGCCACTTCGGAACTCgaaacgctgcgggggcgggCGAGGcgtctcccttccctcctcccggTCGAGGCCCTCGGAGCCTCACTTGCGCGCTCGGCGCCCGCCTTCCCTCGGCCGCCGCCCAGGGCGACGTCACGCGGCTCccgcctgcctccctccctccgggCGCGTCCCCAAAGACTCGCGGGCGCCCCCGCGCCCCCTCCGGCCCGCCGCCCGTCTCCGCTCCTCCGCCCCAACAATGGGGACCGGGCTGCCAACATGGCCGCGCCCGAGCCGCCGCTTCCGCCGCCACTCACCGACTTCGCGCCGGGGCCCACGGCTGCGGCGACCCCTGCTCAACGTCCACGCCGCCTCCCCGTGGGAGAGCCGAGCCACGGCacgcgagcgagcgagcgacgCGCGGAGGCCGGCGACACAAAAGCGGCTGACCGTCCCGGCTCGGCGCCCACCTCGCTCCGCTCCTGCTCCCTCTCTGCTCCCTCTGCCGACAAAATGGAGGCGGGGGCGAGCGCGGAAGCGGGGCCCGCGCGCCGGCCAATCAGAACACGCCGTCGGCGCGCGGCTCAGCCAATGGCGCGCCGGCTGCCGCCTGTTGCTGGGGCCTGGGCGGGGGGCGGGGGGTTGGCTCGGGTTTGAAACCCGCCCGAGGAGCATGTCGGGAGCAACCGGCGGCCCCCTCCCCGACCCGGAGGAGCGCCGCTGGCCCCGCCCGCTGACCGACCCCATGCTACCCAGAGGAGGCTCGCGTCGGGAGTCGCCCCTCCCGCCCAGGAGCAGGACGGCCCGAGCGGGCGCGCCCCCGCAGGTGCCCTGGTGGGGCCGTCAGTCTGCTCGCCGGCCCAAGAGACGCTTCCGTCTGACTGACACGCAGGCGGACCCCACAACCCGGGTGGTGCCCCGACAGATAGCAACCCGGACCTTTATGTTCTTTGGCCATCCgcaccccttctctctctctctctctctccccctctctcctcccctccctccctccctcagtcAAGAAGAcaactttgggggccggagagatagcatggaggtaaggcgtttgcctttcatgcagaaggtcatcggttcaaatcccggcgtcccatatggtcccccgtgcctgccaggagcaatttctgagcatgaagccaggagtaactcctgagcactgccgggtgtgacccaaaaaccacaaaaaaaaaaaaaaaaaaaaaaaaaaagaagacaacttTGTAGTCGTCTGGGATTCCCTCCGAGGCCTCCCCACCAAACTCAAGAGGAGCCTTTAGTCCATGCCCACGCACACCCACCCGACAGGGGCCAAGCCagctttgaatattttcttatgacCCCAGAATCTCCCATACCGTAAATGCACGGGGTTGGAGGGGCTCTTTCTGCCCACTTTGTCATACGGAGAAGAGGTACAGAGAGGAAAGGGTCTCAGATCCTTGGAGAACATAAAAAACCGCCAGGATTATTGAAAGAGAACACGGAAATGTACCCGCCTTCCAGGGATCCAGGGTCGTTCTCTGCCAACAGGGCTGGGGTTCTTTCTCAGGGCCTAGTGGTACTAGGAACCAACTAGGTCGCTCCAGAGGTACTGGGAGCCGCGGTGTCCATCAAACTGTGGGTCACATATGTCctaacccctgaacaatgtcCCTAATAACTAGTTTCTTAACATTTTTAGATCATCATACCTTTTCCCTAATTCTGttaactttcatttcttttggggccacacccagcggcgctcagggattactcctggctctgcgctcagaaatagctcctggaaggctctacGGTTtgaacatatgtgatgctagggatcaaatctgtgtcagccatgtctgggacaaaagccctacccactacgcatcaaaacttttttagttggttttgttttgtttgggggccacacctggcggctctcagggattactcctagctctatgctcagaaattattctggtaggctccagggaccatcagCCGAGGACTGAATTGAGATAGGGCAaaggctctggcccctattaatttcaagttttctcttctgtttgttttgttttttggggggccacacccggtcacgctcagaaatcgctcctggcttggggaccatatgggacaccaggggatagaatagcggtccgtcttaggctagggcagacaccttattgcttgtgccaccactccggccccaatcttaagttttctttttagcTTCAGTTTTGGGGTGtatccccaaaaataaataaatgagggattattttttaataatatatttaagcactatgattgcaaacatgtttggtttcagtcataaaaaagagcacccccccttgttctttacatgactgaaacccaattacaatcatatttgtttatctttttggtttttgggtcacacccaacagcgctcaggggttactcctggctctacctcagaaatcacccctggcaagctcaggggaccatatgggatgccaggatttgaaccaagatccttctgcatgcaaggcaaacacctgagcgctgccgggtgtgacccaaaaacaaaaacaagttgcactgtaatgaatatagccATGCagaaggcatatatatatatatatattggtttttgggccacacccggcgttgctcaggggttactcctggctatctgctcaaaaatagctcctggcaggcacaggggtccatatgggacaccgggattcgaaccaaccaccttaggtcctggatcagctgctttcaaggcaaacgccactgtactatctctccgggcccaacagaaggcatattgtattgtgtttttgtgttcctagggtatatccctaggagtggtatagttggatcatatgggagctaaatttccagtttttttttttctttttaaggtttttgggtcacacccggcagtgctcaggggttactcctggctctaggctcagaaatcgtccctggcaggctcaggagaccatatgggatgccgggattcgaaccactgtccttctgcatgaaagacaaatgccttatcttcatgctatctctccggccccgaatgaGAGTTtctggagttggagagataagatagcacagtggtacggcatttgccttgcagatggctgacccaggatgggttcgggttcgattcccaacaccccatatgatcctctgagcctgccaggagtgatttctgagcgcagagccagtagtaactcctgagtgctgctgggtgtgggccaaaaactaaaaagtaaatttaaaaaaaaaaatggatagagTGTTccgggcaggagagagagcacaatgctagggtgtttgccttgcatgcagccaacccaggacggatggtggttcgaatcctggcatcccatatggttccccatgtctgccaggagtgatttctaagcacagagccaagagtaacccctgagtgccgccgagtgtgatccaaaaacaacaaaaaaagagagtttctttctccccacattcccgccagcactgattggtctttgtgtgtgtgtgtgtgtgtgtgtgtgtgtgtgtgtgtgtgtgtgtgtgtgtgtgatatgtgccagtctctgtggcatgagatgatatcattgttgttttgatttacatcttcctgatgattaatgatgtgaagcatttttatatgccttttggccatctgtatttcttctttgaggaagtatctgttcattatTTAATCAATCTAAATGTGGTAAGAGGTATAGAACAGAttttgggggcagagtgatagcacagcaggtaggatatttgctttgcacatgaccaacccaatccctggcatcccatctggtctcctgagcctgccaggaatgattcgaatgcagagccatgagtaataccTGAgggctgtcaggtgtggccccaaaacaaaacaaaacaaaacaaactaacaaacaagtaAAATCCTTCCTAGGAGAATGACTTGTCAGCAAAATCCAAGTTAACATAAACTATTGTATCATTACCCACTGGTAAGTAGAACTAAGCCCCAAAGTAGGTATTTCTGAAAGTTCAGATCTGGAGCCTGTTAAGTTGAAAACTGATGCTTGTGTTTTTTGGACTCCACAAGTAGGCACAATCATTCAAGTTTGCCATTCTTCAGAATAGTCTCTGGTAGGACTGTATGATTTGGTTCTATTTTCTCCCTCAAGCTCATCAATGACTTCAGGGTACAGTTGAAAGCCTCCAGGTCTGCTAGCTTGATGGCTTCTTCTCTATAGAGAGACAAATTCTTAGAGTCTTTCAAAAGATGGTCTAGTTGATGCTCTGA
This window of the Suncus etruscus isolate mSunEtr1 chromosome 6, mSunEtr1.pri.cur, whole genome shotgun sequence genome carries:
- the PNRC2 gene encoding proline-rich nuclear receptor coactivator 2 encodes the protein MGGGERCNIPAPQSRNSSKNQQQLNRQKTKDQNPQMKIVHKKKERGHTYNSSAAAWQAMQNGGKNKSFSSNQNWNSSLSSPTLLFKSQTSQNYAGAKFSEPPSPSVLPKPPSHWVPVSLNPSDKETMTFQLKTLLKVQV